A region of the Desulfurellaceae bacterium genome:
CGGGCGACAGACCGGCCGTGACCTCCTGCCCCAGGACCTTGGTCTTGACCCGCTCGACAAAGTCGCGGACGACCCGAAAGTTCACGTCGGCCTCGAGCAGCGCCAGGCGCACTTCACGTAGCGCCTGCTCGATATTCTTTTCGGTCAATGTTCCCGGCCCACGCACCCGGCGCAGGACGGCGTCCAGTTTTTCGCTCAGCGCTTCAAACATAGGAATCCCAGGAGACGTACAGGGGGCTCCCCTCACATATAAAATGGCGACCGGAAAGTCAATCAATTCGAGCGGCGGCTTGCTTGCGTGCATACAGGAAATACGGTAGCTGTAGGTTGATGACGACCCAAGGAAAATTTCTCGTCGGTGTCGCCCTCATGATAGCGGCGGTTGGCTACCTGATGTATACCGGTATCCGTGAAACGAGCACCTATTACCTGACCCTGGAAGAATTTCTGCCCCAGAAGGACGCCTTGGCAAACGCCGGCGTGCGGGTCGCCGGGCGGGTCAAGAGCGGCTCGGTTGACTGGAACCCCAAGAATCTCAAGCTCAACTTCACCATGATCGGCCTCGACCAAAACGGCCAGCCAGTCGACACCCCGGACCGGGGTCTGGCCGTGCACTATCAGGGCGTGCTGCCAGACATGTTTGCCGAGGGGCGGGATGTGATCGTGGAAGGCGAGTACACGCCCGGAGCAGACACGCTGCACGCCACGACCGTCATGACCAGCTGTCCGTCAAAGTATGAGGCTGAACTCGACAAAGTGAACGCCGATAGCCAATCGCAGACATCAGCGTTCACTTTGCACCCGGCTTCGCTCTCCTGAGTGCTTCCGCCGTCCCTGAACCCGTATGACACATCTTGGTTCTCTTGCTTTGTATCTGGCCCTGGTGCTGGCGACCTATGCCGTGGCCAGCAGTCTGTGGGGCGCGCGGCAAGGCCGTCGGGTGTGGATCGCCAGCGGCACCCAGGCGGTGTATGCCGTGTGCGGCTGTGTGATCATTGCCTCAGCCGCCCTCATCCACGCCCTGCTGAGCGAAGATTTCAATGTCGAGTACGTGGCCAGCTACTCCAGCTCGACCTTGCCCATTCAGTATAAAATTGCCGCCTTTTGGGGTGGCCAAAAGGGCTCACTGCTGTTTTGGACCCTGATCCTGGTGTGTTTCAGCGCCATCGTCCAGGTCCAGAATCGGGACAAAAACCGGGACTTGATGCCGTATGTCACCGCCAGCCTGATGACCATCAGCCTCTTCTTTCTGGGTCTGCTGTGTTTTCTGACCCCCCCTTTTGAGCGGCTGACGTTTACCCCGGCTGAGGGCTCGGACTTAAACCCCCTGCTGCAAAACTACTGGATGACCATCCACCCCCCGGCGCTCTACCTGGGCTATATCAGCGCTGCCGTCCCGTTTGCCTTTGCCATGGCCGCCCTGGCGACCGGCAAGCTCGGCCCGGTGTGGATTCAGACCACCCGGCGCTGGGCGCTGACATCCTGGTTTTTTCTGTCAATGGGCAATCTGCTGGGCGGGCGCTGGGCGTATGAGGTCCTGGGCTGGGGCGGCTATTGGGCCTGGGACCCGGTTGAAAACGCGGCCATCATGCCCTGGTTTACGGCCACCGCCTACCTCCACTCGGTCATGATCCAGGAGAAGAAGAACATGCTCAAGGTGTGGAACATGGTGCTGGTCATCCTCACCTTTGCGCTGACCATCTTTGGCACGTTTTTGACCCGCAGCGGCGTGATTTCTTCGGTCCACTCGTTCACCCAGTCTGGTTTGGGCCCGTATTTCATGGCCTTTCTGGTGCTGGTCCTGGCCGGTGCGTTCGGCCTCCTGGTGTACCGTCTGCCCGAGCTCAAAAGCGACAACGAGCTGGACTCCATCGTGTCGCGCGAATCGGCCTTTCTGCTGAACAATCTGGTCTTTGTCGGCCTGGCCTTCGCCACCTTCTGGGGTACGGTCTTTCCGATTCTTTCGGAATGGGTGCGGGGCGTCAAAATCACCGTCGGACCGCCCTTCTTCAATCAGGTCAACGCCCCGCTGGGGGTCGTCCTGCTGTTTCTGACCGGCGTCGGCCCAGTCATTGCCTGGCGGCGGGCGAGCATCAAGAGTCTGCGGCGGAACTTCACCGCTCCGCTGGCGTGGGGGCTGACGACCGGGCTGCTCTTCTTTCTCTTTGGCTACCGCCACTACTACGCCGTGACCGTCTTTTCCATCGCCGGCTTCGTGCTGGGCACCATTGTCGTCGAGTTTTATCGCGGCACGCGAGCCCGCCAGGCCATGCTGGACGAGAGTTCGCCCCAAGCGCTGGGCAAACTGGTGAGCAAGAACCCGCGCCGCTACGGCGGCTATGTGGTCCACGTCGGCGTGGTGTTGATCAGCATCGGCATTGCCGGCTCGTCCTTTTTCAAACTCGAGGACCAACGCACGGTGGAAGACGGCCAGCGCTTTGAGATTGGACGCTACAGCCTGGAATACGCCGGCATCACGCCCTACGACGACGCCCACTACTCGGCCCAGATCGCCACCGTCAAAGTGTTTGTGGACGGGCGCCAGCTCGACACCCTGCGGCCGGAAAAACGGGTGTATAAAAAGCAGCAACAGCCGACTACCGAGGTGTCGATTCGCCCCAGCCTTTTGGAAGATCTCTACGTCGTGCTGGGCAGCTATGACGCTCCGTCGGGCCTGGCCACCTTTCAGGTCTTCGTCAACCCGCTCCTGTCCTGGATCTGGATCGGCGGCTTTGTCCTCATCCTGGGCACGTGTATCACCCTGGCCCCCAACCCGGCCGAACGCCAGGCTCTGGCCCTGGCCCGTACGACCGAACGTATGGAGGGAGAGGCTGTTGCCGATTAGCCGTCTGGTCCTGGTGTTGTGCGTCTTCGGCCTTACCCTGGGCGCCGGCCCGCGTCCCACCCAGACCGAGTTGGAGGAAGCCCTGACCTGCCAGTGTGGGTGCGGGCTCACGGTCCATAGCTGTAACCACTTGCAGTGCGGCTTTGCCATCCCCCGGAAACAAGAGATCGCCCAATTCCTGGCTGAGGGCAAAGGCCGTGAAGATATTCTGGCCGCCTTTGTCGCCGACTACGGGGAAAAGGTGCTGTCGGCGCCCACCACCAGCGGCTTTAACCTGGCAGCCTGGATTACCCCGTTTGCGGCCGTCCTGATCGGAGGGCTGGTGATCGTGGTGATGAGCCTGCGCTGGGCCAGGCGCAGACCGCCACCGGCACCGCGCACCGTCCCGGCCGCCGCCGACGCCTATCGGGAGCGCCTCAACAAGGAGCTGGCCGACTTTGACGACTGAGCAGGGGCGACGACCGCGTCGCCCATCAGCGTGAGACGCGTATGTCCTTTCCCCTGTATTTTGCCGGTCTGATGCTTATCGCCAGCGTTGCCGCGCTGGTCGCCCTGCCATTGCTGCGACCGGACCGGGTCAGGACCGACCGGCCGCAGCAGGTTAACGCGCCTGAACTGGAGCGCTGGCAGGGACAAAAAAGACAGGCCTACGCGGCCCTCAAAGAGGCCGAGTTTGACCTCCAAACCGGTAAGCTCACCGATGAGGACTATCGCGCGCTGCGTGAGAAGTATGAAGCCCGAGCCCTGGACGCCATGGCCCAGCTCGACCGGCTGGAGCGGAGCCAGACCGCTCGGGCTAGCGAGTCTTGAGGTTGAAGGCCTGGGGGCCTTTTTCGCCAGGGCGAACCTGGAATTCGACCTCGTCGCCCTCGCGCAGGTCTTCGAAATACATCTTGGGCGCCAGACGAGAGCTGTGGAAAAACACATCCTCATTGCCCTCATCAGGGGTGATAAAACCAAAGCCCTTGGCCTTGATGATCTTTTTGATTGTCCCGGTCATAGGTCCTCCCTGTTCGGTCCCTATGAAAGAATACCGCCCGGCCCGTGTCAAGCGAAACTCAGGCGGTCGGTCATGGCGCCCGGGGGGTGGGCGGCTCGGCTATGAACGGGTGTGTCGTAACGGCTGAAAATGTGCACAAAACGTTTGCCTGGACGCCGGTCCTGCACGGCGTTTCGTGCACGGTTGAGGCCGGACAGGCAGTGGCCGTATTCGGTCCCAACGGCGCGGGCAAGACGACCCTGCTGCGTCTCCTGGCCAGCCTGCTCAAGCCCTCGTCGGGCAGCCTGCGGCTGTTCGCGCTGCCGGCCGACGACCCGCGCGCGCGCAGACGTATCGGCTTTGTGGGCCACGACAGCTTTCTCTACCCCGACCTGAGCCCGTTTGAGAATCTGCGCTTTTATGCCCATGCCTATCGCCTGGACAACGGAGCGGCCCGCGTTCAGGCCATGCTCGAGTACGTCGGTCTGCAAGACTGGGCGACCACGCCGGTTCGCAGCCTGTCGCGCGGCATGGAGCAGCGCCTGGCCTTGGCCCGGGCTCTGCTGCACGAGCCCGATTTACTGCTGCTCGACGAGCCCTACACGGGTCTGGACGCGGACGCCCTGGAACTGTTACACACCAGCCTGCTGCAGGCCAAACAGGCCGGCAAGACAATCGTGTTCAGCAGTCACGATTTTGAGCGCGGCTTGGCCTTGTGCAGCCGAGCCCTGATGCTGTGCCAGGGCCGCATCATGTGGCAGTCGTCTGCCGACACGCCGTCGGTGGCCGAGTTGCGCGACATCTACACCGATCTCACCCGCCGCCCGACACGTGGCAGGCAGGCCTGAGCCGATGTGGGCGATTGTGTGGAAGGACGTGCAGCTTGAGCTGCGGACCAAGGAGCGGTTGGCGTCGTTCTTTGTGCTGGCGGTGCTGATCGTGCTGGTGTGGATCTTCGCCCTCGGCCCGGAACAGGCCCGCGACCCACACATCGGCGCGGCGGTGCTGTGGGTCGGGCTGCTGTTTGCCGGCATGCTGAGCCTGCAACGCAGCTTTCTGATTGAGCAGGAGCGGGGCTGTCTGTCAGGTTTGCTGCTGTGCCCCATTGCGCCGAGTGACATCTTTGTGGCCAAGCTGCTCGGCAACATTGTTTTTCTGTCGCTGGTCCAAGCGATTGTCGTGCCGATCACCATTGTGTTGTGCGGCCTGCCGGTGTCGTGGTCTCTGCTCGGCCTGCCGCTTATCGTTCTGCTGGGCATTATCGGCTTTTCAGCCCTGGGGACCATATTTGCCGTCCTGGCCGTGCGCACCCGGGCCGGTGAGGTACTCTTTCCCCTGGTGTTGTTACCGCTCCTCGTCCCCCTCCTGCTGTCAGCCGTCCAAACCACAGGCGCGCTCCTGAGCGGCGGAGAGTGGACGGGGGTGTGGTTACGGGTCTTGATCGCTTTTGATGTCGTCTTTGTGGTGGCCGGCTGGCTGCTGTTTGGGCAGGCGGTGTACGAGTAAGAGCCACGGCGGTCGGCGGGAGGAATACGCATGAAAAAATTTGCCCCGTTTGCCGATACGGTCTTGCCCTGGCTGAGCTGTGTGTCCATGCTGGTCGCCCTGGGCATGATTTTTCTGTACGCCCCGACGGAGAGAAATCTGGGAGTCGTGCAGCGCATTTTCTACTATCACCTGCCCGCCGCCTGGAATGCCTTTGCGGGATTTTTCATTGTGGCCGGGGCCAGCGTCGCCTTCTTATGGAAGGGCGAGCGCAGGACCGACCTGCTGGCCCGGGCTGGAGCCGAGGTCGGCATGTTGTTTTGTACCCTGTTCATCGTCACCGGTTCGGTCTGGGCCAGGGCCAGCTGGGGCGTATGGTGGACCTGGGACCCCCGGCTGACGATGACGCTCGTCCTGTGGGTTGTGTATGCCGCGTATATTCTGCTGCGCCAGCTCGGCGGCGACACCGAACACGTAGCCCGCTACGCCGCAGTCCTGGGCATTGTCGGGGTCTTCAACATTCCGCTGCTGTACCTCACCATCCGTCTGTGGCGGGGCATTCACCCCAAGGTTGAAACAATGGCACCGCAGATGGCCTGGACGCTGCTGGTGTGCAGCGCCGCCTTC
Encoded here:
- a CDS encoding cytochrome c-type biogenesis protein CcmH, translated to MPISRLVLVLCVFGLTLGAGPRPTQTELEEALTCQCGCGLTVHSCNHLQCGFAIPRKQEIAQFLAEGKGREDILAAFVADYGEKVLSAPTTSGFNLAAWITPFAAVLIGGLVIVVMSLRWARRRPPPAPRTVPAAADAYRERLNKELADFDD
- the ccmA gene encoding heme ABC exporter ATP-binding protein CcmA, which translates into the protein MSSETQAVGHGARGVGGSAMNGCVVTAENVHKTFAWTPVLHGVSCTVEAGQAVAVFGPNGAGKTTLLRLLASLLKPSSGSLRLFALPADDPRARRRIGFVGHDSFLYPDLSPFENLRFYAHAYRLDNGAARVQAMLEYVGLQDWATTPVRSLSRGMEQRLALARALLHEPDLLLLDEPYTGLDADALELLHTSLLQAKQAGKTIVFSSHDFERGLALCSRALMLCQGRIMWQSSADTPSVAELRDIYTDLTRRPTRGRQA
- a CDS encoding cold shock domain-containing protein; the encoded protein is MTGTIKKIIKAKGFGFITPDEGNEDVFFHSSRLAPKMYFEDLREGDEVEFQVRPGEKGPQAFNLKTR
- the ccsA gene encoding cytochrome c biogenesis protein CcsA, which translates into the protein MKKFAPFADTVLPWLSCVSMLVALGMIFLYAPTERNLGVVQRIFYYHLPAAWNAFAGFFIVAGASVAFLWKGERRTDLLARAGAEVGMLFCTLFIVTGSVWARASWGVWWTWDPRLTMTLVLWVVYAAYILLRQLGGDTEHVARYAAVLGIVGVFNIPLLYLTIRLWRGIHPKVETMAPQMAWTLLVCSAAFLVLFAWIMWLRLRGLHMTAELDALRRQAVAAS
- a CDS encoding cytochrome c maturation protein CcmE codes for the protein MTTQGKFLVGVALMIAAVGYLMYTGIRETSTYYLTLEEFLPQKDALANAGVRVAGRVKSGSVDWNPKNLKLNFTMIGLDQNGQPVDTPDRGLAVHYQGVLPDMFAEGRDVIVEGEYTPGADTLHATTVMTSCPSKYEAELDKVNADSQSQTSAFTLHPASLS
- a CDS encoding heme lyase CcmF/NrfE family subunit, coding for MTHLGSLALYLALVLATYAVASSLWGARQGRRVWIASGTQAVYAVCGCVIIASAALIHALLSEDFNVEYVASYSSSTLPIQYKIAAFWGGQKGSLLFWTLILVCFSAIVQVQNRDKNRDLMPYVTASLMTISLFFLGLLCFLTPPFERLTFTPAEGSDLNPLLQNYWMTIHPPALYLGYISAAVPFAFAMAALATGKLGPVWIQTTRRWALTSWFFLSMGNLLGGRWAYEVLGWGGYWAWDPVENAAIMPWFTATAYLHSVMIQEKKNMLKVWNMVLVILTFALTIFGTFLTRSGVISSVHSFTQSGLGPYFMAFLVLVLAGAFGLLVYRLPELKSDNELDSIVSRESAFLLNNLVFVGLAFATFWGTVFPILSEWVRGVKITVGPPFFNQVNAPLGVVLLFLTGVGPVIAWRRASIKSLRRNFTAPLAWGLTTGLLFFLFGYRHYYAVTVFSIAGFVLGTIVVEFYRGTRARQAMLDESSPQALGKLVSKNPRRYGGYVVHVGVVLISIGIAGSSFFKLEDQRTVEDGQRFEIGRYSLEYAGITPYDDAHYSAQIATVKVFVDGRQLDTLRPEKRVYKKQQQPTTEVSIRPSLLEDLYVVLGSYDAPSGLATFQVFVNPLLSWIWIGGFVLILGTCITLAPNPAERQALALARTTERMEGEAVAD
- a CDS encoding heme exporter protein CcmB; the protein is MWAIVWKDVQLELRTKERLASFFVLAVLIVLVWIFALGPEQARDPHIGAAVLWVGLLFAGMLSLQRSFLIEQERGCLSGLLLCPIAPSDIFVAKLLGNIVFLSLVQAIVVPITIVLCGLPVSWSLLGLPLIVLLGIIGFSALGTIFAVLAVRTRAGEVLFPLVLLPLLVPLLLSAVQTTGALLSGGEWTGVWLRVLIAFDVVFVVAGWLLFGQAVYE